Part of the Vigna unguiculata cultivar IT97K-499-35 chromosome 3, ASM411807v1, whole genome shotgun sequence genome, CACCAccgttttttttctctttcacttattttttatttttctttacttttttttttgcaaaatatacACATAGAAAGAAGGTGATACTTTGAATCCAGATATTaataaactattataataactaaataatataaaaattaaaataaaaataaaataatatcatgtaaaaaaactaaaaagttataaaatttataaattcttaTCATTTGAATcaagtatatattttatgatatttaaattgaaatttcaatataatattcatCGATATTTATTGACAGCAGTATGCTTatgcataatatataaaatatttttaaagtttttctcAAGAAAAACAGTAAAAACTTCATACAAATGGCAATTGTTTTATCTATTCTAGAAAGTCGGGATCTGTGTTATACTTCGCCACCCAATCATCGAAGTTTCTAATTTCTATACGAAAAAAAGATACATATCTCTTCCATTGAACAAATCCATACATCCCTGTTTCCCTTGTCTCTTCATATTAACGTCTCctataaattaatcattttcaCAAAACCTAAGTAAGGAATAAATCTAGATTATCCTATTCATAATCATCTTTTGCATTGTGAAATCTTCTTTAGTATCAGTACGGATATGCAATCAAGTTTCAGGTTTTAAGTAGAACTAATTTATttgacaataaaattaaaacattagtGTGTGATTCAAATGTATACTGAAATCCGTATAAACTATATACTTATACTTATTACTCAAATGTGATAATTGTCGTAACATATAATTAACAacgaaatataatatatattataattgattttattattcaattgaTATTGGTTTTTATACTAAagtaatatcatttttaatcgaaattatgaaaatggacacatttaaaaaaatacaaattttattttacatgaaTAACTTTATATAATAGAGGTTatattagggatgtcaaaaatatccgtacccgcggatatccgcgaataaaacccgcaacgggtaaaaaacggatattaaaaatggatacccgctactcGCGGGTAcaagtatttttgatacccgcatgttaacgaggcgggtacgggtatcatagtatccgtacccgtggatacccgtacccgctaaacttacatcccttaacatttttttcttccctttctttgaaattgggcatatacatcaaacctttTATAaacaatgacgtttatggtatgcttgttgccaaatgatggaatcaagaTAAGAATACTTAGCACgtggcaattgaggtttattatttgtttattttgtatattttttagaattaatcGGAGAAAGTGAATTTGTTGATCAAATCACtaactaaataattttcattgtgttgaatgtcatttcatatttacttttacaattatttggacttgtatcaacttgagtttatttgaactttatttaaaatttatgacagtgatgtattttattttattttatttgaatgtgattaaatatttgttttttaaataattttgcaaatacctgcggatacccgtggatacccgcggatatgaaaaaaataggcgggtacccACATAACGGATACCCAACAGATATGTATACGGATacgggacaaatatttatccagcaggtagggtacgggggagctgctacccgtaccctacccgttccgttgacatccctaggttATATTTACAGCGTTTTGGTATTAATCTAAAATAAGTAAGGAAGTAGTGCACAAGAACATGACTTTCATTGCAAAAGTATAGACCTAGAAAGTCATATTGGAattgttaattatgttttctaaaaacataaaatcgTTGGGAGAAAATGACTTGCAATTCTTTTAAAGAAACGAGAAATCATGCATGAaataaagaacataaaatacatttaaaatatacattgaAGTTTAATATGACtgtaaccattttttttatatttcttatatttttttctccttcattctttcatatatttaaaaatagaattaataaaTTCATAGTTGTGTAcaacatacataaaaaaaatgtgtgatTTGTGCACGACTTacttatttattgattttaaattggCTTAATACCTTTTTATCcttattttcgtagtgtttgttgcggatggtttTGATTTTCACAAagtgtttaaaatggtcatcatttttatcgaatgttaagaatgatcctcattttcgtaattcgtgttttatttggtccttttttgtaacgccgtttaaatcattaacggaacattgtacatgtggcacaatttgtattagggtgtgttacatgtactgtacaggtggctaattaacgttaatttttcaatttatgggaaattttgcaattagggaaatttcttcattttcgtctttcttgagctcaGATTTGTAGAGGAAGtagctaatacttgtcatttcatcattggattgcagttgcactcttcatttcaattttccagttaatcaccatcaacgaggtaagtgggtttagggttttctgggttgtgtttgctcgtgggttagggttttcataattctatttttgggtttgtttgtctttcgattgttgtgatgttctgcatggtttctaaattacttccatgattttgtgtagtttgtgtCTGTAGGTGGGGTTCAATGGGgtattattttagttggtttgtttgTTGGTTGTCGATGTTGGTGTAATGGTccccattattttatttgtaattgattataGCAGTGGTCCCCCATTGTGTTAAAGTAGGCTTAATAATACATCTTTTTTATCTGTTTAATTTACTTTAGGGCAATGAGTGATGATAGGTTCGATGTTATTGTCCACCATGGTGGTGAAGTAGAGGCCCATGAAGAGGCTGCTGAAGTAGAGATTGGGGATGCCAGTGGTCTGAATAGTGATGTTGAAGTGGAAGGTGAAATTGAAGTGGAAACTATGCCTGAAAGTGATGATTCTAGCAGaggtaaatttgaaaatagagcATGTCATTTAATCGAGTTATCTGATGATGAATGGCATTCAGAAGAATTACTTAGTGGGCCAAATAGCGAGAGTGAAACAGTTGGGGATGAAGAAAACAATGATGAAAGGACAAGATGTGGTCCATTCCAAACATTTGTAATGCCAAAAAGTATAGCGGATTAAAAATGGGAAGTAGGAACTATTTTTCTAAACAACAACCACTTCAAGGATGCCATTAGGGCTTATGTTATTCATGCAGGGAGAAATCTGAAATTCTTGAAAAATGATAGTAAGCGAGTTAGGGTTGGTTGTTTAGGTGCACAAAATAAATGTCAATGGTCCGCATATTGTTCCTATGTTCGTAGCCGTAAGATTTGGCAATTAAGGAAACTACTTGATGTTCATTCTTGTAGCAAGGAGTTCAAGATTAATATCATTAAAGCAAAGTGGCTTAGTGAAACCTTGGACCAAACTCTAATAGAGAATCCAAAGCTAAAGATAAATGACGTAAGACAAAGGGCTTTAAGAAAATGGAATACACATGTGTCAATATCAACAGCTCGTAAAGCAAGGGCAATGGCTGCAGATATAGTAGATGGGTCATTTAAAGAGCAATATAAAAGAATCTACGACTATGCACATGAATTACTAAAATGTAATCCCGGATCAACTATAAAAATCAAAGTGGAAAATGATAATGATGAAGCAATTTTTCAGAGGTTTTACTCTTGTTTAAAAGCATGTAAAGATTCCTTTGTCTTCTGTAGACCCATCATAGGTTTGGATGGttgttttttaaaaggaaaatacggAGGTGAGTTGTTGAGTGCTGTGGGTAGAGATGCTAATGATTAGTTACTGCCCTTAGCGTATGCTATTGTGGaagttcaaaataaagaaacttggacatggttcttggaattgcttATTGGTGATCTTGGAGGTATTGACGTGTGTGGGACAATGACCTTTATGTCTGACCAACAAAAGGtatgtttaatatatgttaaatttattcatttttgtttaatgttgtAAGTACTAATAATCTTATCATTGCACAGGGATTAGTGCCTGCCATTCAGGACCTATTACCGACTGTTGAGCACAGGTTTTGCATGAGGCATCTGTATGCAAATTTCAGAAAAAGATTCTCTGgccaaaaattaaagatactcATGTGGAAGGCTGCTAGAAGCATACACCCAGCAGTTTGGGAAAGAGTGATGTTAACaattaaagagttaaatattgATGCTTACAGATATCTTATTGTTATACCTTCAAGGTATCTCTACTGTACAAATACCTTATTTCTATACAAATACCTGATTTCTGTACAAATACCTGATTTTTGTACAAATACCTGATTTATGTACAAATACCTGATATCAATACTGATGCTATTATTTATGTAGGTTCTGGTCGAGCCATATGCGACACAATTGTCAACAATATGAGTGAAGCTTTTAATAGTGTCATGGTGGATGCAAGAGGCAAACCCATAATAACCATGCTCGAGGAAATCAGAGTTTATTTAATGGAAAAGTGGGTTACCAAG contains:
- the LOC114175193 gene encoding uncharacterized protein LOC114175193, which gives rise to MSDDRFDVIVHHGGEVEAHEEAAEVEIGDASGLNSDVEVEGEIEVETMPESDDSSRGKFENRACHLIELSDDEWHSEELLSGPNSESETVGDEENNDERTRCGPFQTFVMPKRRNLKFLKNDSKRVRVGCLGAQNKCQWSAYCSYVRSRKIWQLRKLLDVHSCSKEFKINIIKAKWLSETLDQTLIENPKLKINDVRQRALRKWNTHVSISTARKARAMAADIVDGSFKEQYKRIYDYAHELLKCNPGSTIKIKVENDNDEAIFQRFYSCLKACKDSFVFCRPIIGLDGCFLKGKYGGELLSAVGRDAND